From the Caballeronia sp. NK8 genome, one window contains:
- a CDS encoding DUF5131 family protein produces MGKDSRIEWTHHTFNPWWGCVKVSAACDNCYAETWAKRLGESVWGPKTERRFFGDAHWKEPIKWNKEALASNSRRRVFCASMADVFENREDLIPHRMRLLQLIENTPQLDWLLLTKRIHLVRKQLPKGYEFPKNVWLGATVENQASADKRIKHLLAFTSPAVRFLSCEPLLGPLDISEHLVRGENGTRVDWVIAGGESGPGSRAMDPVWPVDLQKQCAKAHVAFHFKQWGHWAPLEQVTDFVTKRTPIKVVRRDGTEISLAAIGKGKSGRTLAGQHWDQFPKVY; encoded by the coding sequence ATGGGAAAGGACTCGCGAATAGAATGGACACACCATACGTTCAACCCATGGTGGGGCTGCGTGAAGGTATCCGCCGCTTGCGATAACTGCTACGCGGAAACATGGGCTAAGCGGCTAGGAGAAAGCGTCTGGGGACCAAAGACCGAACGGCGGTTCTTCGGAGACGCTCATTGGAAGGAGCCTATCAAGTGGAACAAAGAAGCCTTGGCGAGCAATTCGCGACGACGGGTATTTTGCGCGTCAATGGCGGACGTCTTTGAGAATCGGGAAGATTTGATTCCACATCGAATGCGCCTCCTCCAACTTATAGAAAACACGCCACAACTTGATTGGCTTTTACTGACGAAGCGCATCCATCTCGTCCGCAAGCAACTACCAAAAGGATACGAATTTCCTAAAAACGTTTGGTTAGGTGCAACGGTCGAAAATCAAGCGTCTGCGGACAAGCGAATCAAGCACCTGCTAGCCTTTACATCGCCGGCCGTTCGATTCCTTTCGTGCGAACCGCTCTTAGGGCCATTAGATATTAGCGAGCATCTGGTCCGCGGGGAAAACGGCACCCGCGTTGACTGGGTCATTGCGGGTGGAGAGTCAGGACCGGGTTCACGGGCGATGGACCCAGTGTGGCCAGTTGATCTACAAAAGCAATGCGCCAAAGCACACGTGGCGTTCCATTTCAAACAGTGGGGACATTGGGCGCCACTGGAACAAGTGACGGATTTCGTGACAAAGAGAACCCCGATAAAGGTGGTTCGGCGAGATGGGACAGAAATCTCACTCGCCGCCATCGGAAAGGGAAAATCCGGCAGGACCCTGGCGGGCCAGCACTGGGATCAGTTTCCGAAGGTATACTAG